A genomic stretch from Deltaproteobacteria bacterium includes:
- a CDS encoding VWA domain-containing protein, giving the protein MLRVFTCAAVVTSSLACAAPTPPPAEPLGEPLRVSAEVNLDSPRVVRESPTQLAGSLQIQRDFVVLIDRSGSSNRPSGLDVDGDGEVGRSTFAKSVSDPGDDVLAAEVSTARELLGLMDAEASRVAVIAFALRSEMLSPFAAPADAAAALAGWTPTRPNRRDCFLVNPRNGKRVRSVNGFDSRPLRVLCERGTSIGGALGAAATLFATRRGDEVRRLATIIVLSDGEAETPDEVTARRHARSAAEFLKQYGVVVHAVDFASPTVFKRVDAARIAAEVTGGEAFDANGPDARVKLASLVSSPLRHVVVRNLTTGEERIIPAAAGVFASEVEVAPGENRLALDFEMRGSLGFTREIAVRYDPPPP; this is encoded by the coding sequence ATGCTGCGAGTGTTCACCTGCGCAGCGGTCGTGACCTCGTCGCTCGCGTGCGCTGCGCCAACGCCGCCTCCCGCAGAGCCGCTCGGCGAGCCGCTGCGCGTGTCCGCGGAGGTGAACCTCGATTCGCCTCGCGTCGTGCGTGAGTCCCCTACCCAGCTTGCCGGCAGCCTTCAGATTCAGCGCGACTTCGTCGTGCTGATCGACCGCTCTGGCAGCTCCAACCGGCCGAGTGGCCTCGACGTGGACGGCGATGGCGAGGTCGGCCGCTCGACCTTCGCAAAGTCCGTATCCGACCCTGGGGACGATGTGCTCGCCGCGGAAGTGAGTACGGCGCGCGAGCTCCTCGGTCTGATGGATGCCGAGGCGTCGCGCGTGGCGGTCATCGCGTTCGCGCTGCGCTCCGAGATGCTCTCGCCTTTCGCTGCGCCAGCCGATGCCGCGGCGGCGCTCGCTGGCTGGACGCCGACGCGCCCCAATCGGCGTGACTGCTTCCTCGTCAATCCGCGCAACGGAAAGCGTGTTCGCTCGGTGAATGGGTTCGATTCACGGCCCCTGAGAGTTCTGTGCGAAAGGGGGACATCGATCGGCGGGGCCCTGGGCGCCGCTGCGACGCTCTTCGCGACGCGCAGAGGGGACGAGGTAAGGCGGTTGGCGACCATCATCGTGCTCTCGGACGGCGAAGCAGAAACGCCCGACGAGGTCACGGCGAGAAGGCATGCTCGCTCCGCCGCCGAGTTCCTCAAGCAGTACGGCGTGGTAGTGCACGCAGTCGACTTCGCATCGCCCACTGTGTTCAAGCGAGTGGATGCGGCGCGAATCGCGGCGGAGGTCACCGGCGGCGAGGCCTTCGACGCGAATGGTCCCGATGCGCGCGTAAAGCTCGCCTCGCTCGTGAGCTCGCCGCTGCGCCACGTAGTCGTGCGAAATCTGACGACGGGCGAGGAGCGCATCATTCCCGCAGCGGCGGGCGTGTTCGCGAGCGAAGTCGAAGTCGCGCCCGGTGAGAACCGACTCGCGCTCGACTTCGAGATGCGCGGCTCGCTCGGCTTCACGCGCGAAATCGCCGTGCGCTACGACCCGCCGCCGCCGTGA